Proteins found in one Streptococcus anginosus subsp. whileyi MAS624 genomic segment:
- a CDS encoding family 20 glycosylhydrolase, translated as MEGTIQKGYLKAIAYDENGKVINKTEGRKEVKMAGKATKLAAKLESKVDSKVTDHSLAYVGVDVQDAKGNLVTDANNKVEFSVSGPAKLVGIDNGNAVDHQSYQDTNRKAFSGKVLAIVKMTGKSGTVTVTAKSKGLTTSTVTFKVQAGKKEVVDIDQYKLAKTIYLKKGATPQLPKTITVKNSENVESKESLTFDKEQLAKGLASGKDFTLLGKIGNTGITVEILISIVGDVAAMKNISTAVEKGRVPDLPKYVQAYVKSGNLLSAQFPVTWKIPTSSIFDKVGTVTIKGVADVLGDKFPVTITVRVAEKGVQLGTNVAPLTTDLSATTTSDTLSAVNDGKRQMVPNTTSGPNSTRWSNYDEAQKGNPNATLTFNYATAQNIKLVNIVYNKDNWSLRIPEKGKELEAANFTWSRLKGGKPENIKAKVVGRKELDGNNVLVTYELEKAVPAVEFKINVKSTNIDLGNRKSSLGISEIELMTAIETFDLYNEAKLSEIRVGDKVIIKGKQLTKDIVTQASGKITASNPSKNVAVTVVQTKEDETKIFTESEDKSQHETYTLRLLPENPKASAKDKYVPRKDITLSAGSVQPGAENAVENANDFNVDSMWHSDWAGTSARNLWATFDTGKIRTINGLAYLERMDKIQNGKIIDYEIYASKNNKDWFKVAKGRFADVEKWQEASFAPVKARYLKLVGVKTLSDNSKKFISASELRVRETTQKASDEILLTDKNVTLKEDKIAYTGQALTPKPVVKVGNEVLTEGQDYKLTYENNIGKADKDTVATVTVTGMGKYTGTVKKTFIISANPNQKEPENPEQKLALMKAISLDAGRKYFSAAQIKEIIDEASKRGYTHLHLLLGNDALRFLLNDMTLKVNGKTYSSDEVKAAIVHGTDAYYKDPHGNHLTQAEMNDILQYAKTKNIALIPAINSPGHMDAILDAMEQLGIKDARFSYNGKKSKRTIDLNNSDAVRFTKALIKKYAEYFSNKVEIFNIGLDEYANDVSKESSFGLLQRTGNYPKFINYVNELAKIVKDLHLKPMAFNDGFYYNNDRSSGTFDSDIIISYWTAGWNGYTVASSKYLSEKGHKILNTNDAWYYVLGRETKHSGWYNLEQGLNGMDKTPLDSVPKSEGAKIPILGSMIAAWADEPRRAFNKENFIRWIDRFVERNPSYFRANYKQVDSELSKVPKNLEDYTSESVAKLKQVMDSINRDLSRADQAKVDAYANALKTAREGLVAIERKDYTLKIMENGVLAKSQVFKQLKLTDFKKKIDDEIAQRKAAGWILESQENEGNTYILKFKKDKATPDPKDKDKEGKSPDGSTSEKPAPGDSSHPKNPNVQDGSTPPSTNSYSAETNQPSNDAEETRGNSLPKANTINSNLTFVGFAILASVAVLRFFVKKNRKKK; from the coding sequence TTGGAAGGTACCATACAAAAAGGTTATCTTAAAGCTATAGCTTATGACGAAAATGGTAAAGTCATTAACAAGACAGAAGGTCGAAAAGAAGTGAAGATGGCTGGGAAAGCGACTAAATTAGCAGCCAAACTAGAAAGTAAAGTCGATTCTAAAGTAACCGATCACTCACTTGCCTATGTAGGAGTTGATGTGCAAGATGCGAAAGGCAATTTGGTAACTGATGCTAACAATAAGGTTGAATTTTCGGTTTCAGGGCCAGCTAAGTTGGTAGGTATTGACAATGGAAATGCCGTTGACCATCAATCTTATCAAGATACAAATCGCAAAGCTTTTTCAGGGAAAGTTCTAGCCATTGTGAAGATGACTGGTAAGTCTGGGACAGTAACCGTTACAGCTAAGTCTAAAGGTTTGACAACAAGTACTGTTACATTTAAAGTGCAAGCAGGTAAAAAAGAAGTTGTAGATATTGATCAATATAAACTAGCTAAAACAATTTATTTGAAAAAAGGAGCAACGCCTCAGTTACCAAAAACAATCACTGTTAAAAATAGTGAAAATGTCGAATCAAAAGAATCATTAACTTTTGACAAAGAGCAATTAGCAAAAGGCTTGGCTTCAGGAAAAGATTTCACATTGCTTGGAAAGATTGGAAATACGGGTATAACAGTAGAAATTTTGATTTCTATTGTTGGAGATGTAGCTGCTATGAAAAATATCAGTACAGCTGTAGAAAAAGGCAGAGTACCAGACCTTCCAAAATATGTGCAAGCTTATGTGAAAAGTGGTAATCTATTGTCTGCACAATTTCCTGTTACATGGAAGATACCGACCAGTAGTATTTTTGATAAAGTTGGTACCGTAACGATAAAAGGAGTTGCAGATGTACTAGGAGATAAATTCCCGGTAACAATAACTGTTCGAGTTGCAGAGAAAGGTGTTCAGCTCGGAACGAATGTTGCGCCGTTGACGACAGACTTATCTGCTACTACAACATCGGATACTTTGTCGGCAGTTAATGATGGCAAACGCCAGATGGTACCGAACACAACTTCTGGACCAAACTCTACGAGATGGTCAAATTACGACGAGGCACAAAAAGGCAATCCAAACGCAACGTTGACCTTTAATTATGCTACCGCCCAAAATATTAAATTGGTGAATATTGTTTATAACAAAGATAATTGGTCGTTGCGCATTCCAGAAAAAGGAAAAGAACTTGAAGCAGCTAACTTTACTTGGAGTCGTTTAAAAGGTGGAAAACCAGAGAATATTAAAGCCAAAGTTGTTGGTAGAAAAGAGTTGGATGGTAACAATGTATTAGTCACTTATGAACTAGAAAAAGCTGTACCGGCAGTTGAGTTTAAAATCAATGTGAAGAGTACGAATATTGATTTGGGAAATAGAAAATCGTCTCTTGGTATTTCAGAAATTGAATTGATGACAGCGATTGAAACTTTTGATTTGTATAATGAAGCTAAATTAAGTGAAATTCGAGTTGGTGATAAAGTTATTATTAAAGGGAAACAATTAACAAAGGACATTGTCACGCAAGCTTCAGGAAAAATTACGGCTTCTAATCCTTCTAAAAACGTAGCTGTTACAGTTGTGCAGACGAAGGAAGATGAAACCAAAATCTTTACAGAGTCAGAAGATAAATCGCAGCATGAAACCTATACACTACGTTTGCTTCCAGAAAATCCGAAAGCAAGTGCTAAAGATAAATATGTTCCGAGAAAAGATATTACATTGTCAGCAGGATCTGTTCAGCCGGGTGCAGAGAATGCGGTTGAAAATGCGAATGACTTTAATGTGGATAGCATGTGGCATTCTGATTGGGCAGGCACTTCTGCAAGAAATCTTTGGGCAACTTTTGATACTGGAAAAATAAGAACAATCAATGGTTTAGCTTATCTTGAGCGGATGGATAAAATCCAAAATGGTAAGATTATTGATTATGAAATTTATGCTAGCAAAAATAATAAAGATTGGTTTAAAGTCGCAAAAGGTCGCTTTGCAGATGTTGAAAAATGGCAGGAAGCCTCATTTGCTCCTGTAAAAGCCCGCTATCTCAAATTGGTCGGTGTAAAAACTCTGAGTGATAATTCTAAGAAGTTCATATCGGCTAGTGAACTGCGAGTTCGAGAAACGACTCAAAAAGCTTCTGATGAAATACTATTGACAGATAAAAATGTGACCTTAAAAGAAGATAAAATAGCTTATACAGGACAAGCCCTTACGCCAAAACCAGTTGTGAAAGTGGGAAATGAAGTATTAACTGAGGGTCAAGATTATAAGTTGACTTATGAAAATAATATCGGTAAAGCAGATAAAGATACTGTGGCCACAGTTACAGTAACGGGTATGGGCAAGTATACAGGTACTGTCAAGAAAACCTTTATCATTTCTGCCAATCCAAATCAAAAAGAGCCTGAAAATCCAGAACAAAAATTGGCATTAATGAAAGCTATTTCATTAGATGCAGGGCGCAAATACTTCTCTGCTGCTCAAATCAAAGAAATTATTGATGAAGCAAGCAAGAGAGGTTATACACATCTGCATCTTCTGTTAGGAAATGATGCTTTGAGATTCTTGTTAAATGACATGACTCTGAAAGTGAATGGAAAAACGTATAGCAGTGATGAAGTAAAAGCAGCAATTGTACATGGAACGGACGCTTATTATAAAGATCCACATGGCAATCATTTGACACAAGCTGAGATGAATGACATTCTTCAATATGCGAAAACAAAGAATATTGCTCTGATTCCAGCGATTAATAGTCCGGGGCATATGGATGCTATTCTAGATGCAATGGAGCAACTCGGTATTAAAGATGCTCGATTTAGTTACAATGGTAAAAAATCAAAACGAACGATTGATTTGAATAATTCGGATGCGGTTCGTTTTACAAAAGCACTCATTAAGAAATACGCTGAATATTTCTCAAATAAGGTCGAAATCTTTAATATTGGTCTTGATGAATATGCCAATGATGTCAGCAAGGAAAGCAGCTTTGGTCTTTTGCAACGAACGGGAAATTATCCTAAATTTATCAATTATGTAAATGAATTAGCAAAAATTGTTAAAGATCTGCATTTGAAACCAATGGCATTTAATGATGGGTTCTACTATAATAACGATAGGAGTTCAGGTACTTTTGATTCCGACATTATTATTTCTTATTGGACAGCTGGTTGGAACGGATATACTGTAGCTTCCTCCAAGTATCTATCAGAAAAAGGACATAAAATTCTAAATACGAATGATGCGTGGTACTATGTTTTAGGACGTGAAACGAAACATAGTGGCTGGTATAATCTTGAACAAGGCTTAAATGGAATGGATAAAACACCGTTAGATTCTGTACCAAAATCTGAAGGTGCAAAAATTCCAATTTTAGGTAGTATGATTGCTGCTTGGGCAGATGAGCCACGTCGAGCGTTTAATAAAGAGAATTTCATTCGTTGGATAGATCGCTTTGTAGAACGCAATCCTTCTTACTTCCGAGCCAACTATAAACAGGTAGATTCTGAGTTAAGTAAAGTTCCTAAAAACTTAGAAGATTATACTTCTGAAAGTGTTGCGAAATTAAAGCAAGTGATGGATTCTATCAATCGAGATTTAAGTCGTGCAGATCAAGCAAAAGTTGATGCTTATGCAAACGCACTAAAGACAGCACGTGAAGGTTTAGTTGCCATTGAGCGAAAAGATTATACGTTAAAAATAATGGAAAATGGAGTACTTGCGAAATCTCAAGTCTTTAAACAATTAAAATTGACAGATTTTAAGAAAAAAATAGATGATGAAATTGCACAACGCAAAGCAGCTGGTTGGATTTTAGAATCACAAGAGAACGAGGGAAATACCTATATCTTAAAATTTAAAAAGGACAAAGCGACCCCAGATCCAAAAGATAAAGATAAAGAGGGTAAGAGTCCTGACGGGTCAACATCTGAAAAACCGGCTCCTGGTGATAGTTCTCATCCGAAGAATCCAAATGTGCAAGATGGATCCACACCTCCATCTACCAATTCTTATTCGGCAGAAACTAATCAGCCTTCTAACGATGCGGAGGAAACAAGAGGAAATTCATTACCTAAAGCAAATACGATAAATTCAAATCTTACATTCGTTGGTTTTGCAATCTTAGCTTCAGTTGCTGTTTTGAGATTTTTTGTCAAGAAAAATCGAAAGAAAAAATAA
- a CDS encoding PRD domain-containing protein: MYRIVHPMNNNVALAKNEHHEEVMLIGSGIAFNKRKGDVVLESKIEKIFHLRTEESKENFVALLKDVPLDFITITYDIIESLSKKYNYPVQEYIYITLADHIYCAYQAVIQGNYKESDLPDASDKYPIPYQISKEAVDIYRERILDSFPDDEISRIAFHFINAEGTTSTVGQQHLDQRKELLILVEAELRRNEIRRTKENSNFYDRFMIHLNYFLDSLDRSRDDNRSLREMETQIRLTYPKAYKIAIGIYDIISRETGVDLYQSERVYLVLHIQRLL, translated from the coding sequence ATGTACCGAATCGTACATCCTATGAATAATAATGTTGCTTTAGCTAAAAATGAACATCATGAAGAAGTGATGCTGATTGGTAGCGGCATAGCATTTAATAAAAGGAAAGGGGATGTTGTTCTTGAAAGTAAGATCGAGAAAATCTTTCATTTGAGAACTGAGGAATCAAAAGAGAATTTTGTTGCGCTTCTAAAAGACGTTCCTTTGGACTTTATCACAATTACTTATGATATCATTGAAAGTCTGTCTAAAAAGTACAATTATCCAGTACAAGAGTATATCTACATCACATTAGCAGATCATATTTATTGTGCCTATCAAGCTGTTATACAGGGAAACTATAAAGAAAGTGATTTACCAGATGCGTCTGATAAGTATCCGATTCCCTATCAGATTTCTAAAGAAGCGGTTGATATATATCGAGAACGAATATTGGATAGTTTTCCGGATGATGAAATTAGTCGGATTGCCTTTCATTTTATCAATGCAGAAGGAACGACAAGCACAGTTGGACAACAGCATCTAGATCAGCGTAAAGAATTATTAATTTTGGTTGAAGCAGAATTGAGACGAAATGAAATTAGAAGAACAAAAGAGAATAGTAACTTTTATGATCGTTTCATGATTCATCTGAATTATTTCTTGGATTCTTTGGATAGAAGTCGGGATGATAATCGATCTTTGAGGGAAATGGAAACTCAAATCAGACTTACCTATCCTAAGGCATATAAAATTGCGATAGGGATTTATGATATTATCTCTCGTGAGACAGGAGTTGATTTGTATCAAAGTGAGCGTGTATATTTAGTTTTACATATTCAAAGATTGCTATAA
- a CDS encoding PTS lactose/cellobiose transporter subunit IIA: protein MNREEITLLGFEIVAYAGDARSKLLEALNAAQKGEFEQAEKLVKEADICIADAHRAQTDLLTKEAAGEDLAYSVTMMHGQDHLMTTLLLKDLMKHFIELYKKEARR, encoded by the coding sequence ATGAATAGGGAAGAAATAACATTACTTGGCTTTGAAATCGTAGCTTATGCAGGCGATGCTCGTTCAAAATTATTAGAAGCTTTAAATGCTGCTCAGAAGGGTGAATTTGAACAGGCAGAAAAGTTAGTAAAAGAAGCAGATATATGCATTGCAGACGCGCATCGTGCACAGACTGATTTACTGACAAAAGAAGCGGCTGGAGAAGATTTGGCTTATAGTGTTACCATGATGCATGGACAAGATCATTTAATGACAACATTATTATTGAAAGACTTAATGAAACATTTCATTGAACTATACAAAAAGGAGGCAAGAAGATGA
- a CDS encoding lactose-specific PTS transporter subunit EIIC, with the protein MNTLIAQIEKAKPLFEKISRNIYLQAIRDGFIASMPAVLFSSIFLLIAAVPNIFGFKWAPAHLALIMKPYNYTMGFLAVLVAGTTAKSLTDSVNRKLEKTNQINFLSTMLAAVCGLLLLAADPIKNGIANGLLGTRGLLTAFLAAFITVNIYKVCIKNNVTIRLPEEVPPNIAQVFKDVIPFALSILSLYGLDLIVRQTLGTNVAESVGKILAPLFSATDGYIGLAIVFGAYAFFWFVGIHGPSVVEPLIVAISYANIEANVKLVQAGMHADKILNPVTQTFIVTMGGTGATLVVPFMFMWLCKSKRNKVIGRASVVPTFFGVNEPILFGAPIVLNPIFFIPFVSAPIINVWIMKFFVDVLRMNSFSIILPWTTPAPIGIVMGTALAPLSFVLAITLILVDIAIYYPFVKVYDNQILEEELNDKVSDDLKEKVSEKFDTRKADAILEKSFDKQAKSNISKQTNVLVLCAGGGTSGLLANALTKAAKEYNAPVTAAAGSYGSHRDILPEYQLVILAPQVASNYEDIKIETDKLGIKLAKTEGGQYIKLTRDGKGALAFVQEQFEQKGE; encoded by the coding sequence ATGAATACTTTAATTGCACAGATTGAAAAAGCAAAACCTTTATTTGAGAAGATTTCTCGAAATATCTATTTGCAAGCGATACGTGATGGTTTTATAGCCAGCATGCCAGCGGTTTTGTTTTCCAGTATTTTCTTGCTGATTGCTGCTGTACCAAATATATTTGGTTTTAAATGGGCGCCTGCACATCTAGCACTCATTATGAAACCTTATAATTATACGATGGGATTTTTGGCAGTTTTAGTTGCAGGAACAACTGCTAAATCTTTAACGGATTCAGTCAATCGTAAATTGGAAAAGACCAATCAAATTAACTTTCTTTCAACGATGTTAGCTGCAGTCTGCGGTCTGTTGCTGTTGGCGGCGGATCCAATTAAGAATGGTATTGCAAATGGTCTTCTTGGGACTAGAGGTTTGCTGACTGCTTTTCTAGCTGCTTTTATCACAGTTAATATCTACAAGGTATGTATAAAAAATAATGTCACTATTCGTCTTCCGGAAGAAGTACCACCAAATATTGCACAGGTATTTAAAGATGTGATTCCATTTGCTTTATCTATTCTGTCTCTTTATGGACTTGATTTAATTGTTCGGCAAACATTGGGAACTAATGTTGCAGAATCTGTTGGTAAAATCTTAGCACCACTGTTTTCTGCTACAGATGGCTATATCGGCTTGGCGATTGTGTTTGGTGCCTATGCTTTCTTTTGGTTTGTTGGAATTCACGGGCCTTCAGTAGTTGAACCTTTGATAGTAGCAATCAGTTATGCAAATATTGAAGCAAATGTTAAGCTTGTACAAGCGGGTATGCATGCAGATAAAATTTTGAATCCAGTAACACAGACTTTTATAGTTACTATGGGTGGTACAGGTGCCACACTGGTTGTTCCGTTTATGTTCATGTGGTTATGTAAATCAAAACGCAACAAGGTGATTGGACGTGCGTCTGTTGTGCCAACGTTCTTTGGTGTAAATGAGCCAATCTTATTTGGGGCTCCAATCGTTTTGAACCCAATTTTCTTTATTCCATTTGTTTCTGCACCAATTATCAATGTTTGGATTATGAAGTTCTTTGTAGATGTTTTGCGGATGAACAGCTTCAGTATTATCCTACCTTGGACAACGCCAGCACCAATTGGTATTGTCATGGGAACAGCACTCGCACCGTTGTCATTTGTTTTAGCGATTACTCTCATTCTTGTCGATATTGCTATCTATTATCCATTTGTTAAAGTTTATGACAATCAAATTTTAGAAGAAGAACTCAATGACAAAGTTTCTGATGATTTAAAAGAAAAGGTTTCTGAAAAATTTGATACGAGAAAAGCAGATGCGATTTTGGAAAAGAGTTTTGACAAGCAAGCAAAATCTAATATTTCAAAACAAACCAATGTTCTCGTTTTATGTGCTGGTGGTGGAACGAGCGGTCTTTTAGCAAATGCCTTGACAAAAGCAGCGAAAGAATACAATGCCCCTGTGACAGCAGCGGCAGGAAGTTATGGTTCTCACCGCGATATTTTACCAGAATATCAATTAGTCATTCTTGCTCCTCAAGTTGCTTCTAATTACGAGGATATTAAAATTGAAACTGATAAATTAGGAATTAAACTTGCTAAGACAGAGGGTGGTCAGTACATCAAATTGACCCGTGATGGAAAAGGTGCATTAGCCTTTGTCCAAGAACAGTTTGAGCAAAAAGGAGAATAG
- the lacG gene encoding 6-phospho-beta-galactosidase yields MTKTLPRDFIFGGATAAYQAEGATHTDGKGPVAWDKYLEDNYWYTAEPASDFYHKYPVDLKLAEEFGVNGIRISIAWSRIFPAGYGEVNPKGVEFYHRLFAECHKRHVEPFVTLHHFDTPEALHANGDFLNRDNIKYFVDYAAFCFEEFSEVNFWTTFNEIGPIGEGQYMVGKFPPGITYDFAKVFQSHHNMMVAHAQAIKIYKDKQYKGEIGIVHALPTKYPYNPENPGDVRAAELEDIIHNKFILDATYLGHYSAKTIEGVNHILAVNGGELDLRDEDFTALEAAKDLNDFLGINYYMSDWMREFDGETEISHNSKGDKGGSKYQLKGVGRREFDVDVPRTDWDWMIYPQGLYDQIMRIKRDYPNYKKIYITENGLGYKDEFVDNTVYDDARIDYVKKHLEVLADAIADGANVKGYFLWSLMDVFSWSNGYEKRYGLFYVDFETQERYPKKSAYWYKELSQTREIR; encoded by the coding sequence ATGACGAAAACATTGCCTAGAGATTTTATATTTGGTGGTGCTACGGCTGCTTATCAGGCAGAAGGTGCAACACACACCGATGGGAAAGGCCCAGTTGCGTGGGATAAGTATCTAGAAGACAACTACTGGTACACAGCAGAACCTGCCAGTGACTTTTATCATAAATATCCTGTTGATTTAAAGTTGGCAGAAGAGTTCGGTGTAAATGGGATTCGTATTTCAATTGCTTGGTCTCGTATTTTTCCAGCTGGGTATGGTGAAGTCAATCCAAAAGGTGTTGAATTTTATCATCGGTTGTTTGCGGAGTGCCATAAACGACATGTTGAACCATTTGTTACCTTGCACCATTTTGATACACCAGAGGCGCTTCATGCAAATGGTGATTTTCTCAACCGTGACAATATCAAATATTTTGTAGATTATGCAGCATTTTGCTTTGAGGAATTTTCTGAAGTTAATTTCTGGACAACTTTCAATGAAATTGGTCCGATTGGAGAAGGACAATACATGGTAGGGAAATTTCCTCCAGGCATTACTTATGATTTTGCTAAAGTTTTCCAATCTCATCACAATATGATGGTGGCGCATGCTCAGGCAATCAAGATATATAAAGATAAACAGTATAAGGGAGAAATTGGTATTGTACATGCCTTGCCAACAAAATATCCTTATAATCCGGAAAATCCTGGCGATGTACGAGCAGCAGAATTGGAAGACATCATTCATAATAAATTTATTTTGGATGCCACTTATCTTGGTCACTATTCAGCAAAAACAATTGAAGGTGTCAATCATATTCTTGCTGTCAATGGTGGAGAACTGGATTTGCGTGATGAAGATTTTACTGCTCTTGAAGCAGCTAAGGATTTGAATGATTTTCTGGGAATTAACTATTATATGAGCGATTGGATGCGTGAATTTGATGGAGAAACTGAAATTAGTCATAATTCTAAAGGAGATAAAGGTGGCTCAAAATATCAGTTAAAAGGTGTTGGTCGTCGTGAATTTGACGTAGATGTTCCTCGTACAGATTGGGATTGGATGATTTATCCACAAGGTTTATATGACCAAATTATGCGAATTAAGCGAGATTATCCAAATTATAAGAAAATTTACATCACAGAAAATGGTTTAGGCTATAAAGATGAGTTTGTAGATAATACGGTTTATGATGATGCTCGGATTGACTATGTTAAAAAACATTTGGAAGTTTTAGCTGATGCTATTGCGGACGGCGCCAATGTAAAAGGCTACTTCTTATGGTCGCTGATGGATGTATTTTCTTGGTCAAATGGCTATGAGAAACGTTATGGTCTCTTCTATGTTGACTTTGAAACACAGGAGCGCTACCCTAAAAAGAGTGCTTACTGGTATAAAGAACTATCGCAAACGCGAGAAATTCGTTAA
- a CDS encoding isoprenylcysteine carboxyl methyltransferase family protein, with protein MTLSGLIVLVVFIFRLVFLKRSIKNEKAILANGGREYGVQNTKYITILHILFYLSCFAEATIRQVHFDTLGVMGLGLLIFAMFMLYVVTKLLGEIWTVKLMLVKNHQFVDHWLFRYVKHPNYFLNIIPELIGLALLCHALLSFCILFPFYIIVLYNRIKEEEQLLREVIIPNGIVEK; from the coding sequence ATGACTTTATCAGGACTCATTGTTTTGGTGGTATTTATATTTCGGTTGGTATTTTTGAAACGATCTATTAAAAACGAAAAGGCGATTCTGGCAAATGGTGGCCGCGAATATGGCGTTCAAAATACCAAATATATCACCATCCTTCATATTTTATTTTACCTTTCTTGCTTTGCAGAAGCCACAATACGTCAAGTTCATTTTGATACGCTCGGTGTTATGGGGCTAGGGCTCTTAATATTTGCGATGTTTATGCTCTATGTTGTGACAAAACTTTTAGGGGAAATTTGGACTGTAAAGCTGATGCTGGTTAAGAATCATCAATTTGTTGACCATTGGCTTTTCCGTTATGTCAAACATCCAAATTACTTCTTGAATATCATTCCGGAGTTGATTGGTTTAGCACTTCTTTGCCACGCTCTCCTTTCATTTTGCATTTTGTTTCCGTTCTACATTATTGTTCTATACAATCGTATCAAGGAAGAAGAACAGCTCCTTCGAGAAGTCATTATTCCAAATGGAATTGTTGAAAAATAA
- a CDS encoding GIY-YIG nuclease family protein, protein MENKAFMYVLECADGSLYTGYTTDVKKRLHTHNTGKGAKYTRTRLPVTLLYQEEFPDKPSAMSAEALFKRKTRQQKLEYINEHKKKG, encoded by the coding sequence ATGGAAAATAAAGCCTTTATGTATGTCCTTGAATGTGCTGACGGTTCTCTCTACACAGGTTACACGACCGATGTCAAAAAACGACTTCATACGCATAATACCGGAAAAGGCGCCAAATACACGCGTACACGATTACCCGTTACTCTTTTGTATCAAGAAGAATTTCCCGACAAACCTTCTGCCATGTCAGCCGAGGCCCTCTTTAAAAGAAAAACACGACAACAAAAATTAGAATATATCAACGAGCATAAGAAAAAGGGGTGA
- a CDS encoding tRNA1(Val) (adenine(37)-N6)-methyltransferase, translating to MAEILLKDGERINQLFSTDVKIIQNREVFSYSVDSVLLSRFPNLPKRGLIVDLCAGNGAVGLFASTRTKAQIIAVEIQERLADMAERSIELNGLTHQMQVIQDDLKYLTHYIDGSKVDMILCNPPYFKVDEHSNLNASRHYLLARHEIATNLEEICQISQRVLKSNGRLAIVHRPERFLDIVDTMTAHNLAPKRIQFVYPKANRKANMLLIEAIKDSSRDGLKILPPLFIHNQDGSYTPEIHEIYYGK from the coding sequence ATGGCAGAAATTCTTTTAAAAGACGGTGAGCGAATCAATCAGCTCTTTTCTACTGACGTCAAAATTATCCAAAATCGAGAGGTCTTTAGCTACTCAGTAGATAGCGTGCTCCTCTCTCGCTTTCCAAATTTACCTAAACGTGGTCTTATCGTGGATCTCTGTGCCGGAAATGGTGCTGTTGGACTTTTTGCAAGCACGCGCACGAAAGCCCAAATCATTGCTGTTGAGATTCAAGAACGTCTCGCAGATATGGCAGAGCGTTCTATTGAGCTAAATGGCTTAACCCACCAAATGCAGGTCATTCAGGATGATTTGAAATATCTCACCCACTATATCGACGGTAGTAAAGTGGACATGATTTTATGCAATCCGCCTTATTTTAAAGTGGATGAACATTCTAATCTCAATGCAAGTCGGCACTATCTGCTTGCACGGCATGAAATTGCGACCAATCTGGAAGAAATCTGTCAAATTTCCCAACGGGTCTTGAAATCCAACGGACGCTTAGCAATAGTTCATCGTCCCGAACGATTCCTTGATATTGTTGACACTATGACTGCTCACAATTTAGCACCAAAACGCATTCAATTTGTCTACCCAAAGGCAAATCGAAAAGCCAATATGCTTCTCATTGAAGCTATCAAAGACAGCTCTCGCGACGGGCTAAAAATCCTGCCACCGCTTTTCATTCACAATCAAGATGGCAGTTATACTCCAGAAATTCACGAAATTTATTATGGAAAATAA